aagagtttatgtatgtacaaagGATCTTAACGTACTATTTGTTTTTGTTGCAGTGGATGTACATTGTTCccttcttaatttttttgctgctGTCATCCGCGACGAATCCAGAAGGTGGTGGAAGTGCACAAAGACAATGatcttttaatgaaaatttgtgCCTGTGTGTGCATTGTACTCCGAAGAGGTTTTTTTGCAGAAATTGTCCaaatttatagtataatttaattataatgtgatagaagtaatattaatgattattataaatataataataataataagtaaaattgagACCGACAATGTgaataacaaataaacaaaaaagaatgccatttttttattaaaatgaattttgatgtctaataatatttttgcgtgaattttataatttcaggCTGTATCAACtgcgtttcaatttttttattgattttgaaaCGATTAATATACTCGTTAGTTATTGCGATAAATGTCATCATATATTTCATTGTCAGTGGTtgaattggaaaaaaatacaaaatctaGGGAGATCCAGGTTTGAACATTgactgatattttttgcaataagttctttaatgttttaagataCTTATTTAGCATTATTAAGTTGtttgtcaatttaatttgtgatattaCAGGTACACAGTTTTAGTTTAGaattgtgtttcaaaattgataAACAATTAGCGCGTTGTTTTCACAAACTAAAAATGGTAAAATTCAAGTAACAATAttgttcattaaaatctgCTTTGATGGAAAAATGACATTCTTCTTTGCTTGTttgtgttataaatattatacataatataattacttttctgctaaaataaatacaattactaAATTGGACATATTTATtgcgttatatatattttgaataataaatagaataatataattgaataatggTAATTATTCGGTACAGCTGAGACATCTACAAACTGTTAGGTAGAAAAGTTAGGTAAAATCAATTCCATCACCGTGCCATTGGCAAAGGCACAACATTGGCAAAGCGTATCGCGATGATGTGATGCTAGCTCAGAATGGCAGAATTCTCCTTAAATATTCAGAAACATATAAAAGCAGGTCTTGTCGTGAGTGGAAAATTTGATGGATCGCACGCGTGTCTCGCAGCCGCTACACCTGGCGGAACTATTTTGGTGCACAGTCCGCATAGGCCGCCGCAGGTCGATTACTCCGATCACAAGCAGTCGAACAAAAGATTGTCGTGGAGCGGGGAACTTGCGGAACTTCAAGTTAGCACCGAGGTCCGAAAGTGTTcggaattaaaatgttataaattatttcgcacattaaataaaaatattgcacataTAGTATACATTGTTTACTATATTTCAGTAAATAGTACTTGTTTCAAGTATTCCATAAGTTCATTGCGTATCCACATATCTATCAGAAGTTTATCAtaaatctcaaatttatttaaaatatattctgaattctagtaaatttaatgctttttaatcaagaatattaaataaaaataaaaatttaattttcttatttcgacttttttgataaaatcttatatttttggaaaGAACATacttaacatttttctctttcatgcacataatagtaaattttttaaaatttgtaataagtaatttttaaaacttatcaagaaaatatactttattaaaaataactgttacttgagaaaaatatattatttgtaatattttattcgcaTTATTGtgtcataataatttaacttcagtactattaaattatcaatttaatactgtgatattactattaatttaagGTTTAATTTAAGAACTGCATTTCATCGAAAGTAATGGCAGGCAATTTTTGAAGGACTAGaaaatgtgtgtgtacacacacacacacacacacacaatcacATAAGAAATGTTATTGAACACtggaaattttactatttgttTGATATTCTCTAAATCTTAAATTGAGTAATTTTTCTTAGCAATGTAGAACGACATTTTTCagtgtgtaattattttgtgcttttattgtctttttttgtgtataaaaattcatattatatagGTGAAGTCATTGTGTACTGGTCGTCTTGGAGAAGATGAAAGGGATATTCTTTTGATTGGTACTATTTCTCATGTGCTTGCTTATCATGTGGAAGACAATGCTGATGTTTTCTATAAGGAggtattgattattaatattgagttAAGTTAGCAAAATTTAGAGTTTACGGTACTAATTACTGCAGATGTCAGATGGTGCAAATTGCATGCTTGTTGCAAAACTTGGGTGGCTGCCAAACCATGTTGTAGTAGTAGGTGGTAATTGTTCAGTGACAGTCTTAGATGCACATGgaacagaaatattttggaCAGCAATGGGAGGTATTGTCACTTCATTGGCAGTTTTTGATTTTGATGGAGATGGAGAAAATGAAGTAAGTATAGATTAATCTTAGCATGTACTATGAGAATGTCTAATTTAATTCTGATGTGCTACTATGgatgaatttttattcaagtaCGAATAAGCTTAGTACagtttttgttattacaataattttgataatttaaaataaaatttaaggatGTATGTTATATctcaaaatattactaaacatttaacaattttatttagattgttctattattatttgagtATCTGCACAAAAATTAAGCATAATTCTCtcattagtttaaaaattatttaattttgtttgctCTTCAATCTgatgtaaaatttgattttgtagtacttatttgcaaatttgataagaaagtagtattataaattaaatcaaaattttaaaataaaattttaataaatatatatgcaaaagTTAATTCGAATTTACTTTGTTTAAAAGCTAAACCTTTAGCTAAAACTGTAGCAAAATAGATCATTTTCGTTGTATAAGCcattataattcaaatttttcttgtttttttctttgcaattTTGTACTAATTTTAGGACCAAAATTTGAGTACTTAtgacataaaacttttgttattaattaagaaaaaaatctaagaagcttgaagatttaaattacatttttaactattaGTTTTGTGGAGCTACAGCGTTTTTAAGTAtttgtttttatgaaaatattattagtttagttatcttaatatcttaaaatttttaaaatagaaaaagaaataaaaaattttgtgagtaAACTTTTACTCAAactaatgttaattaaaaaaaaaaaaaaaagtagcacTTTAGAATCAGTGTCATTTATTCGCACATTTTCTTTCTATCTTGAAATCTAGATTCATTTCTTGAAGTATTGGAATTAAGAAAtactatgtatattttttgttgtcaTCTTAACTATGCCTATTTAAATATGcctctttttaaataaattaattttttagttactGACGGGTACAACAGATTTTGAAATTCGAGTACAGAAGGAAGACACCATGCTTTGGGAAACTAAGGAAACAGCAGCGATTGTTGTTTTAACTAATCTTCCGCATAGACAATTTGCTTATGCTCTTGAAAACGGAACAATTGGTGTTTACGAAGTAGGACAGAGACTGTGGCGAGTTAAAGTGAGACTCTTATGTTCTTGGTAGAAAAttctataacttttaaaaaagattttttaaatatttttatgaaatttaatatattttagaagtaaaaaaattgtttctaaaattgtttatgcatgagaacacacacacacacacacacgcacatttttataaagaagagaatttaaaaatggcCAAAATTAACTCTAGACCGACATCTTAAAAATCAATTCCACAGTGTTCATTGAtgtataaaagagaaaaatgacatttaatactgacatttataatatttataatactgttaaagtaatctgatttatataatttgttttagtCAAAGCATAAGGTGATATCCGTAGACACTTTCGATATAAATGGCGATGGTGTACCGGAGTTGATCACCGGTTGGAATAGCGGAAAAGTGGAtgcaagaatatataatactgGTGAAGTCATGTTTAAGATTCAGCTACCATCCGGTGTAGCAGGCATAGTGGATGCTGATTATCGGAGGACGGGTAAACCTGATCTGGTGGTAGTGTCTACTAACGGCGAaggtataaatttatttaatttgttaaactATGACacttttactatattatttttatttattctacacCGTTAAATATCAcaggattaaattaatttacttccactaatgtaaattatttttaatctcagTTTagctttatcttttttttagttctaagaattagataaagataaagagtaagttaaattgaaatcaaaattaattaatggaaatGAACATTGAACTTGTGTTCTTGCTTgaccttttaaattttttaatttgctttacACACATAAGtttgacttttttattttaaaagatttaaatttaaaccaataacttgagttaaataacatttcgttatttttattttctatatgcgtgtcataatatattattttaacgtgaAACATACAGTCGAAAAACAACTACTCTACTACCCATTTCTAAATGTAATTGCATTTTGCTTATAAGTTTCAAAATAAGCAGCGTCTACATTAACATATGCATTTAGTaaagtaagtaataaattaatttagagtctaatttattttttgagttATTCTTTAACTTGTTTTAGTAAGAGTAGGAGATACtgttttattctttgttttattttttaggtgttattgtttatcattttattttgctaGACATCGTTTTATTGTGAGTAGGAGCATAACGATTTAtaggaataataaaaatgtttcgaaatataataatttaatattacaaatttaacaatgCACCTTGTTTTTGTAGTACGTGGATACAGTGCTGGCACTGCGATGCAGACTCCGGAACCTGGTGAGATGATTCGCGAACTATTAGCCAAGAAACAGGCACTTCAAATGGAATTGCGACAAAGGGCTGCGACGGGTTCCAGTATGTATTACGGATCGAGATTAGCTATCAGCCTGCTGACAAACAGGGGTGCAGTTCGTGTCGCGCTTGCCGCAGGGCCCGGGCTTCTGGTAATACGCTACAAACTGCATGCACTATTGAAACTTCCTTTCGTCACAGATTTTTTGATCTCTTCAATTTGAAttgatttctctctctttagtAAAATCCAGAATATTCCGCATAACTAAAATCGAGAtttcgtaaattaaaaataatatttaggtGTATTGCGCCATAGTCTTTGCCGAGGGCGTTTTCGAGGGAGAGACGCTGGTTACGCACCCCATCAGGCCACAAGGGGAGTTAGAAATTCCGCTTTATCCTGCCAAGAATGATCCTGTAGATATTCATGTTAAAGTGTACGTTGGACCTGCTGGAACCGATTTACTGCAGGTATTTTAGATAATTGTTGTATTtacgtaattaatataattatgtactgTAGTAGAAAaacctttataaaaataacttttgatgaaatttttgatgaaaatatttcgCTGAACATTtgacgttttattaaatttcatgaaattttaatgaatatgcaacaaattttatttatactttgctaaaaatttcattttagatgagaatttaataaaaatgtaatcaaaaattttattaatattatttattgaaaaagtaaggatatttcattgaaattataatatattttttataaaattgaagaatgtaaaattccataatgacaaattaatacattttattgaaacttatacattttttaatataaaattaacaaaattttaatgaacttattcatcaaaatgttttaaaataaatataaaatttaacgaaatgttatcgaatttttaaaaaaatttatatcaaaatttattaagattttattaaaaattttccaccaaagtataataaattttaagatgtATCGCATTTCTAACATTCTATAGGTTTTCGAGATAACGCGACAGTTgccaaaattttgtatgtacgAGCGCATCCCGAAACCGCAACAAGTCGCAGAAGAACTATTGAGCAACGGTCTTACGGCGGACGTAATGTTTTTAAACTCTTccagttttaataatttccaaaGGCTAACGTTGAAAAATGAATCAAATGTGCACAATTCCAGATCGCGGAAAGACCGCAGCGGATCGCCATTTGGCTGAATCAGAGTCTCATTCTGGGAGAAGAATTAGAGGTCACGGAGAGTGGCCCGAATGCTGGGTGCATCGAAGTGTGGCTTCGTGGGATGCGGGACGACAAAGTGCACTGCTTCAAATCGAACGCCGGTGGAAAAGTAACGATCCAGACTAACGATGCAACGTTTGCTGGTGACATTATTCAATCTCTCACTATGTATCTAGGCATCAGAGAACTGAATTCGGAAGCGACGTTCCCCGCGGAAGAGAAGAGGATGTTGGATGCATTGGAGCGTGTCAAAGGTGAgtcaattaaagaaaaaaagaaagaataagtGGAATACGAGGTAATTTCTAGCAATCGAGTCTTCTCCGAGCGATTATTTTTCGAGTGAAAGCTGTCGTTGCActgagacaaaagttgttagtttaatacattttttttagttgaatatttacataagtatttaatttaaacactcAAATCTTAAttcaatcaaattaacaactctTTTTGtcagaataaaattgtttgaatCTGTATACTACTGAACAAGAACAGTGATGTAAcgaaattgaaagaatttatttcaatacggACAAAcgaaattatacattatatatatatatatatatatatatatatcttttattaataaaaaaattaattatggaGAGTctagcaatataacatggactttattcaataatattgttgataCCCCACAAATactgataatattattgaccgagtattgttaatattgatGGCTTGATATAAAGTATTGGTggtgttataaatttttttattcttcagcATCAGTATTACTATATGATAGGGATATtgatattatagttataatgATTATGTAAAGAGAACGCATCAATATTTCCGTCAGTTCCACAATCATGAATGACATAATCGCAGAATAATCTTgagtgttgtaaaaatgttgcatATTATCAGTATGttgattcaatattattaatcagtATTATTAACCGTGTAAGATTTCTATTAGAtaggtatataatataaatgcatataaatataatacgaaagttaattatattaacaatctgcaaaaaaattttaattggctTTTACTGAATCATtttgaagatatttaattctaaatgtataaattatattacaaacatATGCAAAAccttactttaaatttttttttttaatttgaaacatttGCGTATAAGAcagaaagttaaaaattattttaattacaaaggaAACATTTAACCTTTAGAGGACTGGCCGTTTTTTTGGACGACTTTTTTAgttctaatattaaaatatttttgtccttGTCAGTGAATTGAACTACGAAAAAAACGACATTGCTCCAGTGCCTAATATTAGGCTTTTGGTTCAGAAAAAAGTGGtta
Above is a window of Monomorium pharaonis isolate MP-MQ-018 chromosome 10, ASM1337386v2, whole genome shotgun sequence DNA encoding:
- the LOC105835387 gene encoding Bardet-Biedl syndrome 2 protein homolog isoform X2, with protein sequence MLVAKLGWLPNHVVVVGGNCSVTVLDAHGTEIFWTAMGGIVTSLAVFDFDGDGENELLTGTTDFEIRVQKEDTMLWETKETAAIVVLTNLPHRQFAYALENGTIGVYEVGQRLWRVKSKHKVISVDTFDINGDGVPELITGWNSGKVDARIYNTGEVMFKIQLPSGVAGIVDADYRRTGKPDLVVVSTNGEVRGYSAGTAMQTPEPGEMIRELLAKKQALQMELRQRAATGSSMYYGSRLAISLLTNRGAVRVALAAGPGLLVYCAIVFAEGVFEGETLVTHPIRPQGELEIPLYPAKNDPVDIHVKVYVGPAGTDLLQVFEITRQLPKFCMYERIPKPQQVAEELLSNGLTADIAERPQRIAIWLNQSLILGEELEVTESGPNAGCIEVWLRGMRDDKVHCFKSNAGGKVTIQTNDATFAGDIIQSLTMYLGIRELNSEATFPAEEKRMLDALERVKGLKEIDARLQAEAANGATLLKSIVIRLEDARILENIDDMRRRLMQLKNINGDLIREHEIRLNSHRELAASLKELNIGVQCAARLRVGKAAANAVARCRTAIQDENPKALALAIKHG
- the LOC105835387 gene encoding Bardet-Biedl syndrome 2 protein homolog isoform X1, producing the protein MAEFSLNIQKHIKAGLVVSGKFDGSHACLAAATPGGTILVHSPHRPPQVDYSDHKQSNKRLSWSGELAELQVSTEVKSLCTGRLGEDERDILLIGTISHVLAYHVEDNADVFYKEMSDGANCMLVAKLGWLPNHVVVVGGNCSVTVLDAHGTEIFWTAMGGIVTSLAVFDFDGDGENELLTGTTDFEIRVQKEDTMLWETKETAAIVVLTNLPHRQFAYALENGTIGVYEVGQRLWRVKSKHKVISVDTFDINGDGVPELITGWNSGKVDARIYNTGEVMFKIQLPSGVAGIVDADYRRTGKPDLVVVSTNGEVRGYSAGTAMQTPEPGEMIRELLAKKQALQMELRQRAATGSSMYYGSRLAISLLTNRGAVRVALAAGPGLLVYCAIVFAEGVFEGETLVTHPIRPQGELEIPLYPAKNDPVDIHVKVYVGPAGTDLLQVFEITRQLPKFCMYERIPKPQQVAEELLSNGLTADIAERPQRIAIWLNQSLILGEELEVTESGPNAGCIEVWLRGMRDDKVHCFKSNAGGKVTIQTNDATFAGDIIQSLTMYLGIRELNSEATFPAEEKRMLDALERVKGLKEIDARLQAEAANGATLLKSIVIRLEDARILENIDDMRRRLMQLKNINGDLIREHEIRLNSHRELAASLKELNIGVQCAARLRVGKAAANAVARCRTAIQDENPKALALAIKHG